In Pseudomonas fluorescens, the following are encoded in one genomic region:
- a CDS encoding quinoprotein relay system zinc metallohydrolase 1 has product MRWILLMVLSVSLPALADLDYSLKPRQIAQDTWLLEGSTDNFAKANGGNIVNTAFIVTERGVVVIDTGPSRRYGEAMRKAIAATTDKPVIEVLLTHHHPDHVLGNQPFSDVPIGALAGTTELLHQQGDAMAENMYRMVGDWMRGTEVVLPTQTLTPGVKSFGNHDLRLLSLGGHTGADLAILDQQTGVLFAGDLVFYQRALTTPNSPGLSVWLADIATLQGLPWTLIVPGHGPVASDPQPFEQMRDYLTWLDQLMRDGAANGSDMAEMIRSPIPERFAGINLSRYELIRSVSHLYPRYERERMTRVDSPRK; this is encoded by the coding sequence ATGCGCTGGATCCTGTTGATGGTGTTAAGCGTCAGTCTGCCGGCCCTGGCCGATCTCGACTACTCACTTAAGCCCCGGCAGATCGCCCAGGACACCTGGCTGCTGGAAGGCAGCACCGATAATTTCGCCAAGGCCAACGGCGGCAACATCGTCAACACCGCGTTTATCGTCACCGAACGCGGTGTGGTGGTGATCGACACCGGGCCGTCCCGGCGTTACGGCGAAGCGATGCGCAAGGCCATTGCCGCCACGACCGACAAGCCGGTGATCGAGGTGTTGCTGACCCATCACCACCCGGACCATGTGCTGGGCAATCAGCCCTTCAGCGACGTGCCGATCGGCGCCTTGGCCGGCACCACCGAGCTGCTGCACCAGCAAGGCGATGCGATGGCCGAGAATATGTACCGGATGGTCGGCGACTGGATGCGTGGCACCGAAGTGGTGCTGCCCACGCAGACGCTGACACCCGGCGTGAAAAGTTTTGGGAATCACGATCTGCGTCTGCTGAGCCTGGGTGGGCATACGGGCGCGGATCTGGCTATTCTCGACCAGCAAACTGGCGTGCTGTTTGCCGGGGACCTGGTGTTTTATCAGCGGGCGCTGACCACGCCCAACAGTCCCGGGCTGTCAGTGTGGCTGGCGGACATCGCGACCCTGCAAGGCTTGCCCTGGACGCTGATTGTGCCGGGCCATGGGCCGGTGGCCAGTGACCCGCAGCCCTTCGAACAGATGCGCGATTACCTGACCTGGCTCGATCAGCTGATGCGCGACGGCGCCGCCAATGGCAGCGACATGGCCGAGATGATCCGCAGCCCCATCCCTGAACGTTTCGCCGGGATCAACCTGAGCCGCTACGAATTGATCCGCAGCGTCAGCCATTTGTACCCGCGCTACGAGCGCGAGCGGATGACGCGGGTGGATTCCCCCAGAAAATAG
- a CDS encoding aldehyde dehydrogenase family protein, producing the protein MIYAQPGTPGAVITFKPRYGNFIGGEFVAPVNGEYFTNTSPVNGEVIAEFPRSSAADIDKALDAAHAAADAWGKTSAQDRSLVLLKIADRIEQNLEVLAVTETWDNGKAVRETLNADVPLAADHFRYFAGCIRAQEGGAAEINELTTAYHFHEPLGVVGQIIPWNFPLLMAAWKLAPALAAGNCIVLKPAEQTPLSIMVFAELIADLLPAGVLNIVQGFGREAGEALATSKRIAKIAFTGSTPVGAHIMHCAAENIIPSTVELGGKSPNIFFEDIMNAEPAFIEKAAEGLVLAFFNQGEVCTCPSRALVQESIYEPFMAEVMKKIVKIKRGNPLDTETMVGAQASEQQYDKILSYLTIAQEEGAELLTGGAAERLEGDLSSGYYIQPTLLKGHNKMRVFQEEIFGPVVGITTFKDEAEALAIANDSEFGLGAGLWTRDINRAYRMGRAIKAGRVWTNCYHLYPAHAAFGGYKKSGVGRENHKMMLDHYQQTKNLLVSYDINPLGFF; encoded by the coding sequence ATGATCTACGCACAACCCGGAACCCCAGGCGCCGTCATTACCTTCAAGCCGCGCTACGGCAACTTCATCGGTGGCGAGTTTGTCGCCCCGGTCAATGGCGAGTACTTCACCAACACCTCGCCGGTCAACGGTGAAGTGATTGCCGAATTCCCGCGCTCCAGCGCCGCCGACATCGACAAGGCCCTCGACGCCGCCCATGCCGCTGCCGACGCCTGGGGCAAGACCTCGGCCCAGGACCGCTCCCTGGTGCTGCTGAAAATCGCCGACCGTATCGAGCAGAACCTTGAGGTCCTGGCCGTCACCGAAACCTGGGACAACGGCAAGGCCGTGCGCGAAACCCTGAACGCCGACGTGCCGCTGGCTGCCGACCACTTCCGTTACTTCGCCGGCTGCATCCGCGCCCAGGAAGGCGGGGCTGCCGAGATCAACGAACTGACCACGGCCTATCACTTCCACGAACCGCTGGGCGTGGTCGGGCAGATCATTCCGTGGAACTTCCCGCTGCTGATGGCCGCCTGGAAACTCGCCCCGGCCCTGGCCGCCGGCAACTGCATCGTGCTCAAGCCGGCCGAGCAAACGCCGCTGTCGATCATGGTCTTCGCCGAGCTCATCGCCGACCTGCTGCCGGCGGGCGTGCTGAACATCGTCCAGGGCTTCGGTCGCGAAGCCGGCGAGGCCCTGGCCACCAGCAAGCGCATCGCCAAGATCGCCTTTACCGGCTCGACCCCGGTGGGTGCGCACATCATGCATTGCGCCGCCGAGAACATCATCCCGAGCACCGTCGAACTGGGCGGCAAGTCGCCGAACATCTTCTTCGAAGACATCATGAACGCGGAACCTGCGTTCATCGAAAAAGCCGCCGAAGGCCTGGTGCTGGCGTTCTTCAACCAGGGCGAAGTCTGCACCTGTCCGTCCCGGGCGCTGGTGCAGGAGTCGATCTACGAGCCGTTCATGGCCGAGGTGATGAAGAAGATCGTCAAGATCAAGCGCGGCAACCCGCTGGACACCGAGACCATGGTTGGCGCCCAAGCGTCCGAGCAGCAATACGACAAGATCCTCTCGTACCTGACCATTGCCCAGGAGGAGGGCGCCGAGCTGCTCACCGGCGGCGCGGCCGAACGCCTGGAAGGCGACCTGTCCAGCGGTTACTACATCCAGCCGACCCTGCTCAAGGGCCACAACAAGATGCGTGTGTTCCAGGAAGAAATCTTCGGGCCGGTGGTGGGTATCACCACCTTCAAGGACGAAGCCGAAGCCCTGGCCATTGCCAACGACAGCGAGTTCGGCCTCGGTGCCGGCCTGTGGACCCGCGACATCAACCGCGCCTACCGCATGGGCCGGGCGATCAAGGCCGGGCGCGTTTGGACCAACTGCTACCACCTGTACCCGGCCCACGCGGCGTTCGGTGGCTACAAGAAGTCCGGCGTCGGTCGGGAAAACCACAAGATGATGCTCGATCATTACCAGCAGACCAAAAACCTGCTGGTGAGCTACGACATCAATCCGCTGGGGTTCTTCTAA
- a CDS encoding PQQ-dependent methanol/ethanol family dehydrogenase — protein sequence MTQPARRQPFVLSLLLSAMLLSGQALAGVSDQDILQDPKNPEQVVTNGLGVQGQRYSPLDILNVDNVKELRPAWAFSFGGEKQRGQQAQPMVKDGVMYMTGSYSRVFAVDARTGKKLWQYDARLPDDIRPCCDVINRGVALYGDLVIFGTLDAKLVALNKDTGKVVWSKKVADHKEGYSISAAPLVINGKLITGVAGGEFGVVGKIEAYDPKNGDLLWTRPTVEGHMGYVYKDGKAVENGISGGEAGKTWPGDLWKTGGAAPWLGGYYDPETNLLLFGTGNPAPWNSHLRPGDNLYSSSRLALNPDDGTIKWHFQSTPHDGWDYDGVNELVSFNYSEGGKEIKAAATADRNGFFYVLDRTNGKFIRGFPFVDKITWATGLDKNGRPIYNEASRPGAPGSEAKGSSVFVAPAFLGAKNWMPMAYNQDTGLFYVPSNEWGMDIWNEGIAYKKGAAFLGAGFTIKPLNEDYIGVLRAIDPKTGKEVWRHKNYAPLWGGVLTTKGNLVFTGTPEGFLQAFNAKTGEKVWEFQTGSGVLGSPVTWEMDGEQYVSVLSGWGGAVPLWGGEVAKRVKDFNQGGMLWTFKLPKDLVAKH from the coding sequence ATGACCCAACCCGCACGTCGCCAGCCCTTCGTCTTGAGCCTGCTGCTCAGTGCCATGCTGTTGTCCGGCCAGGCATTGGCCGGGGTTTCCGACCAGGACATTCTCCAGGACCCGAAGAACCCGGAACAAGTCGTGACCAACGGCCTCGGCGTTCAGGGTCAGCGCTACAGCCCGCTGGATATTCTCAACGTCGACAACGTCAAGGAGCTGCGCCCGGCGTGGGCGTTTTCCTTCGGCGGTGAAAAACAGCGTGGCCAGCAAGCGCAGCCGATGGTCAAGGACGGCGTGATGTACATGACCGGGTCCTATTCGCGAGTGTTCGCCGTGGACGCGCGCACCGGCAAGAAACTCTGGCAATACGATGCACGCCTGCCCGATGACATCCGCCCTTGCTGCGACGTGATCAACCGTGGCGTCGCGCTGTATGGCGACCTGGTGATTTTCGGCACCCTCGACGCCAAGCTCGTGGCGCTGAACAAGGACACCGGCAAGGTGGTCTGGAGCAAGAAAGTCGCTGACCACAAGGAAGGCTACTCGATCAGCGCCGCGCCGCTGGTGATCAACGGCAAGCTGATTACCGGCGTGGCCGGTGGCGAGTTCGGCGTGGTGGGCAAGATCGAGGCCTACGACCCGAAAAACGGTGATCTGCTGTGGACCCGGCCAACGGTCGAAGGCCATATGGGCTACGTCTACAAGGACGGTAAAGCGGTGGAGAACGGCATCTCCGGCGGCGAGGCGGGCAAGACCTGGCCGGGCGATCTCTGGAAAACCGGCGGCGCGGCCCCTTGGCTTGGCGGCTATTACGACCCGGAAACCAACCTGCTGCTGTTCGGTACCGGCAACCCGGCGCCGTGGAACTCGCACCTGCGCCCTGGCGACAACCTCTACTCCTCATCGCGTCTGGCGCTCAATCCGGACGACGGCACCATCAAGTGGCACTTCCAGAGCACGCCCCATGACGGTTGGGACTATGACGGCGTGAACGAGCTGGTGTCGTTCAACTACAGCGAAGGCGGCAAGGAAATCAAGGCGGCAGCCACTGCCGACCGTAACGGTTTCTTCTACGTGCTGGACCGCACCAACGGCAAATTCATCCGTGGCTTCCCGTTCGTGGACAAGATCACCTGGGCCACCGGCCTGGACAAGAACGGCCGGCCGATCTACAACGAAGCCAGCCGTCCCGGTGCCCCGGGTTCCGAAGCCAAGGGCAGTTCGGTCTTCGTAGCACCGGCGTTCCTCGGCGCGAAAAACTGGATGCCGATGGCTTACAACCAGGACACCGGGCTGTTCTATGTGCCGTCCAACGAATGGGGCATGGACATCTGGAACGAAGGCATCGCCTACAAGAAAGGCGCGGCGTTCCTCGGCGCCGGCTTCACCATCAAGCCATTGAACGAAGACTACATCGGCGTGCTGCGGGCCATCGATCCGAAAACCGGCAAGGAAGTCTGGCGTCACAAGAACTACGCGCCGCTGTGGGGCGGGGTGCTGACCACCAAGGGCAACCTGGTGTTCACCGGCACGCCGGAAGGCTTCCTGCAGGCGTTCAACGCCAAGACCGGCGAAAAGGTCTGGGAATTCCAGACCGGCTCCGGCGTACTCGGCTCGCCCGTGACCTGGGAAATGGACGGCGAACAGTACGTCTCGGTGCTCTCCGGCTGGGGCGGCGCGGTACCGCTGTGGGGCGGCGAAGTGGCCAAGCGGGTGAAGGACTTCAACCAGGGCGGCATGCTCTGGACCTTCAAGCTGCCCAAGGACCTCGTCGCCAAGCACTGA
- a CDS encoding transporter substrate-binding domain-containing protein yields the protein MRLLAVLISALWLCCQAAQAQVRNYDEMIAAGELKVAVYKDFAPYSFERAGKPQGVDVELAEALAKALGVRLTLIWAPAGEKLDDDLRDYIWRASALHNQQLADLMMRVPYDRDYAQKRNEFGELVNGQVVMFGPYQNEQWQVAYDRRRLDKVASVAVFEQHPIGVEVDSVPSFYLTSVFNGMLAGKTHHYPGVPQAFAAMKAGEVDAVMAMRGEIDWQVHEAADPQVALAENAYPNMGKQLWEIGMAVHESNRQMAYAVEEALEALIREGSVKTIYGHYDLRYDVPEMYQ from the coding sequence ATGCGCCTGCTCGCGGTGTTGATCAGCGCTCTGTGGCTGTGCTGCCAGGCGGCACAGGCGCAGGTTCGCAACTACGACGAAATGATCGCCGCCGGGGAACTGAAGGTGGCGGTCTACAAGGACTTCGCCCCCTACAGCTTTGAACGCGCCGGCAAACCCCAGGGTGTCGATGTCGAACTCGCGGAAGCCTTGGCCAAGGCGCTCGGCGTGCGCCTGACACTGATCTGGGCGCCGGCCGGGGAAAAGCTCGATGACGACCTGCGCGACTACATCTGGCGCGCCAGTGCCTTGCACAACCAGCAGCTGGCCGACCTGATGATGCGCGTGCCCTATGACCGTGACTACGCGCAGAAGCGCAACGAGTTCGGTGAACTGGTCAACGGCCAAGTGGTGATGTTCGGTCCGTACCAGAACGAACAATGGCAGGTGGCTTATGACCGTCGGCGGCTGGACAAGGTCGCCAGCGTCGCGGTGTTCGAGCAGCACCCGATTGGTGTTGAAGTCGATAGCGTGCCTTCGTTCTACCTGACCTCGGTGTTCAACGGCATGCTCGCCGGCAAGACCCATCACTATCCTGGCGTGCCCCAGGCGTTTGCCGCGATGAAGGCCGGCGAGGTCGACGCGGTGATGGCCATGCGCGGCGAAATCGACTGGCAAGTTCACGAAGCGGCCGACCCGCAGGTGGCGCTGGCAGAAAATGCCTACCCGAACATGGGCAAGCAGCTCTGGGAAATCGGCATGGCGGTGCACGAAAGCAACCGTCAAATGGCCTATGCCGTGGAAGAGGCGCTAGAAGCGCTGATCCGCGAGGGTTCGGTGAAGACCATCTACGGCCATTACGACCTGCGTTACGACGTGCCCGAGATGTATCAATAA
- a CDS encoding ABC transporter substrate-binding protein, translating to MRQLIPYLLTYLLAIACAAGLATHSQAADAPLQVRIGYLGYRPDPGPLLSNVIPEPTDAGLRGAELAITDSNSTGRFLNHGYSLVSASADSPEALLEAAKMQHEQGLRLFVVNAPATSLRQLSAALPDSLLFNAGSPDDSLRTTDCLPNVLHTLPSRAMLADALAQFLVLRKWQRALLIVGPTPDDQAYAAALRRAAKRFGLQLVAEKPWSFDNDQRRSAQADMPLFTQTAEYDVVLVADERGDFGEYVPYQTWYPRPVAGTQGLTPVGWHKTVETYGAAQLQKRFEALTGRWMNDRDFAAWMAVRSIASAVSKLRQAEPMAIRTLEISDQLPLDGFKGRKLSYRPWNGQLRQPIPIVQPRALVSTSPQDGFLHPFNEMDTLGYDKPEVSCRFP from the coding sequence ATGCGCCAGCTCATCCCTTACCTTTTGACCTACCTGCTGGCGATTGCCTGCGCCGCCGGCCTGGCCACCCACAGCCAGGCCGCCGATGCGCCCTTGCAGGTGCGGATCGGCTACCTGGGTTATCGCCCCGACCCCGGCCCGCTGCTGTCCAACGTCATCCCCGAGCCCACCGATGCCGGGCTGCGCGGCGCCGAACTGGCGATCACCGACAGCAACAGCACCGGGCGTTTTCTCAACCATGGCTACAGCCTGGTCAGCGCCAGTGCCGACAGCCCCGAGGCCTTGCTCGAAGCGGCAAAGATGCAGCATGAACAGGGCCTGCGCCTGTTTGTGGTGAATGCCCCCGCGACCAGCCTGCGCCAATTGAGTGCGGCACTGCCCGATAGTCTGCTGTTCAACGCCGGTAGCCCCGACGACAGTCTGCGCACCACCGATTGCCTGCCGAACGTGCTGCACACCTTGCCGAGCCGGGCGATGCTCGCCGATGCACTGGCGCAGTTTCTGGTGCTGCGCAAATGGCAGCGGGCGTTGCTGATTGTCGGCCCGACCCCGGACGATCAAGCCTATGCCGCCGCCCTGCGTCGCGCCGCCAAGCGCTTCGGCTTGCAACTGGTGGCGGAAAAACCCTGGAGCTTCGATAACGACCAACGCCGCAGCGCCCAGGCCGACATGCCGCTGTTCACCCAGACCGCCGAGTACGACGTGGTACTGGTGGCCGATGAACGCGGCGACTTCGGTGAATACGTGCCCTACCAGACCTGGTACCCGCGCCCGGTTGCCGGCACCCAGGGCCTGACCCCGGTGGGCTGGCACAAGACCGTGGAAACCTATGGCGCCGCGCAGCTGCAAAAACGCTTCGAAGCCCTGACCGGGCGCTGGATGAATGACCGCGATTTCGCCGCCTGGATGGCCGTGCGCAGCATCGCCAGCGCCGTGAGCAAACTGCGCCAGGCCGAGCCGATGGCGATCCGTACGCTGGAAATCAGCGACCAGTTGCCCCTCGACGGCTTCAAGGGCCGCAAGCTCAGCTATCGGCCTTGGAACGGTCAGTTGCGCCAGCCGATTCCCATCGTCCAGCCCCGGGCGCTGGTCAGCACCTCACCCCAGGACGGCTTTCTGCACCCGTTCAACGAGATGGACACCCTGGGTTACGACAAGCCCGAGGTCAGCTGCCGTTTTCCCTGA
- a CDS encoding ABC transporter ATP-binding protein, translating into MNALEVSDLSFAYGSREALRKVSFSLEPGRFAALLGPNGAGKSTLIALLTRLYDLQHGEIRVGGCSLRSAARPALKQLGVVFQQSTLDLDLSVEQNLRYHAALHGLSRRQTDLRVDAELARQTLTDRRRERVRELNGGHRRRVEIARALLHEPRLLLLDEASVGLDPASRLALNQHIRSLCREERISVLWTTHLLDEVQPSDDLLILHQGRLVASGQADALSLEHGGDLGSAFTRLTTSGAAQ; encoded by the coding sequence ATGAACGCACTTGAAGTCAGCGACCTGAGTTTCGCCTACGGTTCCCGAGAGGCCTTACGCAAGGTGAGTTTCAGCCTGGAGCCCGGGCGTTTCGCCGCGCTGCTGGGGCCCAACGGTGCGGGCAAGTCGACCCTGATTGCCCTGCTGACCCGGCTCTATGATCTGCAGCACGGCGAGATCCGCGTCGGGGGCTGCTCATTGCGCAGTGCGGCACGCCCGGCTCTCAAGCAGTTGGGCGTGGTGTTCCAGCAAAGCACCCTGGACCTGGACCTCAGCGTCGAGCAGAACCTGCGTTATCACGCTGCATTGCATGGCCTGTCCCGGCGTCAGACCGACCTTCGGGTCGACGCCGAACTGGCCCGCCAGACCCTGACCGACCGCCGCCGCGAACGGGTGCGCGAACTCAATGGCGGCCATCGTCGCCGGGTGGAGATTGCCCGCGCCCTGTTGCATGAGCCACGCCTGTTGCTGCTCGATGAAGCCAGTGTCGGCCTCGACCCGGCGAGTCGCCTGGCGCTCAACCAGCACATCCGCAGCCTGTGTCGCGAGGAGCGCATCAGCGTGCTCTGGACCACCCACCTGCTCGACGAAGTGCAGCCCAGCGATGACTTGCTGATCCTGCATCAAGGCCGGCTGGTGGCCAGCGGACAGGCCGATGCCCTGAGCCTGGAACACGGCGGTGATCTCGGTTCGGCCTTCACCCGCCTGACAACATCAGGAGCTGCCCAATGA
- a CDS encoding YVTN family beta-propeller repeat protein — MRRTLLSCTLLLAAGHAVASTAWVSNEKDNSLSLIDLQTLQVTDTLPVGQRPRGLLLSHDNKLLYICASDSDRVQVMDVATRKIIKELPSGKDPEQFALHPNNRWLYVSNEDDALVTVIDTETSKVLGQIEVGVEPEGMAVSPDGKWAVNTSETTNMLHWIDTSTQTLADSTLVDQRPRFVEFSPDGAKLWASAEIGGTVTILDVASRTVLKTLNFQIKGVHPDKVQPVGIKLSADGKYGFVALGPANHVAVIDAKTFEILDYLLVGRRVWQMAFTPDQKQLLATNGVSGDVSVIDVDSLKVSKSVKVGRYPWGVVVTP, encoded by the coding sequence ATGCGCCGCACCCTGCTCTCTTGCACCTTGCTGCTCGCCGCTGGCCATGCCGTTGCCAGCACTGCCTGGGTCTCCAACGAAAAGGACAACAGCCTGAGCCTGATCGACCTGCAGACACTGCAAGTCACCGACACCCTGCCCGTCGGCCAGCGCCCCCGCGGCCTGCTGCTGTCCCATGACAACAAGCTGCTGTACATCTGCGCCAGTGACTCGGACCGGGTCCAGGTGATGGACGTGGCCACGCGCAAGATCATCAAGGAACTGCCCTCGGGTAAAGACCCCGAGCAATTCGCCCTGCACCCCAACAATCGCTGGTTGTACGTCTCCAACGAAGACGATGCGCTGGTCACGGTGATCGACACCGAGACCTCCAAGGTACTCGGCCAGATCGAAGTCGGTGTCGAGCCCGAGGGCATGGCCGTCAGCCCTGACGGCAAATGGGCGGTCAACACCAGCGAGACCACCAACATGCTGCACTGGATCGACACCAGCACCCAGACCCTGGCCGACAGCACTCTGGTCGACCAGCGCCCGCGTTTCGTCGAGTTCTCCCCGGATGGCGCGAAGCTCTGGGCCTCGGCGGAAATCGGCGGCACCGTGACCATTCTCGATGTGGCCAGCCGCACCGTGCTCAAGACCCTGAACTTCCAGATCAAGGGCGTGCACCCGGACAAGGTCCAGCCGGTCGGCATCAAGCTCAGCGCCGATGGCAAGTACGGCTTCGTCGCCCTCGGTCCGGCCAACCATGTGGCGGTGATCGATGCCAAGACCTTCGAGATTCTCGACTACCTGCTGGTGGGGCGACGGGTCTGGCAGATGGCGTTCACCCCGGATCAGAAGCAGTTGCTGGCCACCAATGGCGTCAGCGGCGATGTCTCGGTGATCGATGTCGACAGCCTCAAGGTCAGCAAGTCGGTGAAGGTCGGGCGCTATCCGTGGGGCGTGGTGGTGACGCCATGA
- the pedF gene encoding cytochrome c-550 PedF: protein MTTKRNALLVTGLLASLISAGSVWAHGNVVPQAVATQGLTPIKDAGVQLDADGWAAVNPYRTAPEHDKAVEIGASAYTQNCAACHGLEAKSGGIAPDLRMLDVGEAGDEWFAERVRHGAVRDGRVYMPKMADYLSQEALWAVRTYLDTVHVEE, encoded by the coding sequence ATGACAACAAAACGCAACGCCTTGCTCGTGACCGGGCTATTGGCCAGTTTGATCAGCGCAGGTTCCGTCTGGGCCCACGGCAATGTGGTGCCACAGGCTGTCGCCACCCAGGGCCTGACCCCGATAAAAGATGCCGGTGTACAGCTCGATGCCGATGGCTGGGCGGCGGTGAACCCGTATCGCACCGCCCCGGAACATGACAAGGCGGTTGAGATCGGAGCTTCGGCCTATACCCAGAACTGCGCGGCCTGCCATGGCCTGGAAGCCAAGTCAGGCGGTATCGCCCCTGACTTGCGCATGCTCGATGTCGGCGAGGCGGGCGATGAGTGGTTCGCCGAGCGGGTGCGCCATGGCGCGGTGCGCGACGGTCGGGTGTACATGCCGAAGATGGCCGACTACCTGAGCCAGGAAGCCCTGTGGGCGGTGCGCACTTATCTGGACACTGTGCACGTCGAGGAGTGA
- a CDS encoding ABC transporter permease: MNAYWQCFSGIVLREWLRFVLQRTRFLSALVRPLLWLLVFAAGFRAALGIAIIEPYDTYIPYEVYIIPGLACMILLFNGMQGSLSMVYDREMGSMRVLLTSPLPRTFLLCSKLLATSLISLLQVYAFLAIAWIYGVRPPAMGLLLALPALLLVALMLSALGLLLSNAIRQLENFAGVMNFVIFPLFFLSSALYPLWKMREASEWLYWLCAVNPFTHAVELVRFALYERFNPLALAVCTGLTLLFALLAVLSFNPQHAALRKAN, from the coding sequence ATGAACGCTTACTGGCAATGCTTTAGCGGTATCGTGCTGCGCGAATGGCTGCGCTTTGTGCTGCAACGCACGCGGTTTCTCAGCGCCCTGGTGCGGCCGCTGCTGTGGCTGCTGGTGTTCGCCGCGGGTTTTCGCGCAGCGCTGGGGATCGCGATCATCGAGCCCTACGACACCTACATTCCCTATGAGGTCTACATCATTCCCGGGCTGGCCTGCATGATCCTGCTGTTCAACGGCATGCAGGGCTCACTGTCGATGGTCTACGACCGCGAAATGGGCAGCATGCGCGTGCTGCTGACCAGCCCCCTGCCCCGCACCTTTTTGCTGTGCAGCAAACTGTTGGCCACTTCGCTGATTTCGCTGTTGCAAGTGTATGCGTTCCTAGCGATTGCCTGGATCTACGGCGTGCGGCCACCGGCCATGGGCCTGTTGCTGGCGTTGCCGGCCCTGCTGCTGGTGGCGTTGATGCTCAGCGCGCTGGGCCTGTTGCTGTCGAACGCGATCCGCCAGCTGGAGAACTTTGCCGGGGTGATGAACTTCGTGATCTTCCCGCTGTTTTTCCTGTCATCGGCGCTGTATCCGCTGTGGAAGATGCGCGAGGCCAGCGAATGGCTGTACTGGCTGTGTGCAGTGAATCCGTTTACCCACGCGGTGGAACTGGTGCGTTTCGCCCTATATGAGCGCTTCAATCCGCTGGCATTGGCGGTGTGCACGGGGTTGACGCTGCTGTTTGCGCTGCTCGCCGTGCTGAGCTTCAACCCGCAGCATGCAGCCTTGCGCAAAGCCAACTGA
- the pqqA gene encoding pyrroloquinoline quinone precursor peptide PqqA encodes MWTKPAFTDLRIGFEVTMYFANR; translated from the coding sequence ATGTGGACTAAACCCGCGTTTACCGATCTGCGCATTGGCTTCGAAGTGACGATGTATTTCGCCAACCGTTGA
- a CDS encoding quinoprotein dehydrogenase-associated SoxYZ-like carrier → MKWRGSCLLACWLSLAAQAGTIDPGKDPVPSVMWAFYQQQFLGNAPFVFDERVKLLAPPFAEDARQVPLEIDARAFKGEVVKILAWAELNPLPKIVDFQPLNSVLPWLSLRIRIEQATPLRAAVLTRDGVWHVGSTLIDAAGGGCTAPSVVRTQPGWEERIGEVLGGRYPRGEFSRLRMQVAHPMDNGMVSGIPEFFINHAELRDHNEQVLARLELFPAVSENPNLAFDIEGTGQTRLLLRDNSGNEFDASIL, encoded by the coding sequence ATGAAATGGCGAGGGAGTTGTCTGTTGGCCTGCTGGTTAAGCCTGGCGGCACAGGCTGGCACTATCGATCCCGGTAAAGACCCGGTGCCATCGGTGATGTGGGCTTTCTATCAGCAGCAGTTTCTGGGCAATGCGCCGTTCGTTTTCGATGAGCGGGTCAAGCTGCTGGCGCCGCCGTTTGCCGAAGATGCCCGGCAGGTGCCGCTGGAAATCGACGCCCGGGCGTTCAAGGGTGAGGTGGTGAAAATCCTCGCCTGGGCAGAGCTGAATCCCTTGCCGAAAATCGTCGACTTCCAGCCGCTGAATTCGGTTTTGCCCTGGCTGTCGTTGCGCATTCGCATCGAACAGGCCACGCCCTTGCGCGCAGCGGTGTTGACCCGCGACGGCGTGTGGCATGTCGGTTCGACCCTGATCGACGCAGCCGGTGGCGGCTGCACCGCGCCGAGCGTGGTGCGGACTCAACCGGGCTGGGAGGAACGCATCGGCGAAGTGCTCGGCGGGCGCTATCCCCGGGGCGAGTTCAGCCGTTTGCGTATGCAGGTGGCCCATCCCATGGACAACGGCATGGTCAGCGGCATTCCGGAATTCTTCATCAACCATGCCGAACTGCGCGACCACAACGAGCAAGTGCTGGCCCGGCTGGAGCTGTTTCCCGCGGTCAGCGAAAACCCCAACCTGGCCTTCGACATCGAAGGAACAGGGCAAACGCGGCTGCTACTACGGGACAACAGCGGCAATGAATTCGATGCGTCGATTCTCTGA